A window of Babesia microti strain RI chromosome III, complete genome contains these coding sequences:
- a CDS encoding Protein pelota homolog (overlaps_old_locusTagID:BBM_III02310) translates to MRILYFGRTKGNGAELKVKLEDPDDCWCIYNILAIGDTITCFTSRKVDVMGNDCKCKGKIIKKFNITLSIEKFEFNTYDESISISGRNTRELEFIKIGQYHTVELNDNSIITLKKNVWNRTTDDLFKRAKDKSNETIRAVLLIGEGIAIFYKLTKFITKEIFKVKRTTPKRYNNVANLRYDKSIESFYLTVAKTLNQHLNVDKKYNVTIAGPGFIKNSFTNYISDNAIKLGFTQLHKVLPSFTVQSVSLVGRSALNEIPDLTPDISVLYELKKRMGMGTDTFLIGQNMIKQHMDSGAIEHLLVTDGILRCQSVENRKDMLSIIDKIKNHGGKVTIVSDNHHSSDELIRLSGIAALTRYSIS, encoded by the exons ATGAGAATACTCTATTTCGGGAGAACTAAGGGCAACGGGGCAGAATTGAAAGTTAAATTGGAAGATCCCGATGATTGTTGGtgtatatacaatattcTTGCCATTGGTGATACAATAACATGTTTTACCAGCAGAAAGGTTGATGTAATGGGGAATGATTGCAAATGCAAaggtaaaattatcaaaaaattcaatataaCACTCAGTATTGAG AAATTCGAATTCAATACATATGATGAATCAATAAGTATTTCAGGTCGAAACACTAGAGAACTAGAATTTATAAAGATAGGCCAGTATCATACAGTAGAACTTAATGATAATTCTATCATAACTCTCAAAAAG AATGTTTGGAATAGAACAACGGATGATCTATTTAAAAGGGCCAAAGACAAATCTAACGAAACAATTAGAGCAGTACTT CTTATTGGTGAAGGAATTGccatattttacaaactcacaaaatttattaccaAGGAAATATTCAAGGTTAAAAGAACCACCCCCAAAAgatataataatgtagCAAACCTACGCTATGATAAg AGCATCGAATCTTTTTACTTAACAGTGGCTAAGACGCTAAACCAACATTTGAATGTTGATAAGAAGTACAATGTTACAATTGCAGGCCCTGGGTTCATCAAA AACAGTTTCACTAATTATATCAGTGATAATGCCATTAAACT TGGTTTTACACAATTGCACAAAGTTCTACCCTCATTCACAGTCCAATCCGTGTCTCTGGTGGGAAG ATCTGCACTTAATGAAATTCCGGATTTGACACCTGATATTAGCGTGCTCTATGAACTAAAAAAGAGGATGGGGATGGGTACTGATACATTTCTTATAGGCCAAAATATG ATTAAACAACACATGGATAGTGGTGCAATTGAACACTTATTAGTTACTGATGGGATTTTACGCTGCCAATCTGTGGAAAATAGGAAAGATATGTTGTCTATTATAgataaaatcaaaaatcATGGCGGAAAAGTGACCATTGTATCGGATAACCACCACTCAAGTGATG AATTGATTAGATTATCTGGAATCGCAGCACTAACTAGATATTCTATTTCGTGA
- a CDS encoding hypothetical protein (overlaps_old_locusTagID:BBM_III02305): MKKISFLQLLIVIALKSVCGEAVNELRVYLSSLEKILAFSKDLEIGIQTTLSILTNSIITSLPEGSAKDRILFEYTHKFNRFEGPEFLNISSRNHAENVVNHHAKNQTLTVKEEGIEHVEAIAKSIKSEVNDSKSLLDAASDAVDEFKKESSDVKAASGGNTTLKNISEHLKHTGEKLEKKVRAAKEGFDDESRNAEKLIQEIEDLFNNEGTGGEKINNQHQSNLMFNGRKSEYQIEYLRNLVALSKNMQIEQSNIQFDTMTILQPAENIVNAIKSIPESQPNPQQEGTQTTDKPHTNTEAKAQEQGNSS; the protein is encoded by the coding sequence ATGAAGAAGATATCCTTCCTTCAATTGTTGATTGTCATAGCACTTAAATCTGTGTGTGGAGAAGCAGTCAATGAATTAAGAGTATATTTGTCAAGTcttgaaaaaatattagCCTTTTCCAAAGATTTAGAAATTGGCATCCAAACTACACTGAGTATTCTTACTAATAGTATAATAACATCCCTTCCTGAAGGCTCGGCCAAAGACAGAATTCTCTTTGAATACACTCATAAGTTTAACAGGTTTGAAGGCCCagaatttttgaatatttctTCTAGAAATCACGCCGAAAACGTTGTTAATCATCATGCTAAAAATCAAACCCTCACAGTCAAAGAGGAGGGAATCGAACATGTTGAAGCTATTGCAAAATCAATCAAGAGTGAAGTCAATGATTCTAAGTCACTCTTAGACGCTGCTTCCGATGCTGTAgatgaatttaaaaaagAGTCATCCGATGTAAAGGCTGCAAGCGGAGGTAACACGACGCTGAAGAACATATCTGAACATCTGAAGCACACTGGTGAAAAACTCGAAAAAAAGGTTAGGGCAGCAAAGGAAGGATTTGATGATGAAAGTAGAAATGCAGAAAAACTAATTCAAGAAATAGAAGACTTGTTTAACAATGAGGGAACGGGAGGCgaaaaaataaacaatcaaCACCAATCCAACTTAATGTTTAATGGCAGAAAAAGTGAGTACCAAATTGAATACCTAAGAAATTTGGTCGCACTGAGTAAAAACATGCAAATTGAACAGagcaatatacaatttgataCTATGACAATTTTGCAACCTGCAGAAAACATAGTAAACGCCATCAAATCGATACCAGAGAGTCAACCTAATCCCCAGCAGGAGGGAACACAAACAACTGATAAGCCTCACACGAATACTGAAGCTAAGGCACAAGAGCAAGGTAATTCATcgtaa